One Candidatus Binatia bacterium DNA window includes the following coding sequences:
- a CDS encoding acyl-CoA dehydrogenase — MAWDFSTEPEFQEKLDWMDRFVREEVEPLDLLFSEPGAPYNPNNEVARRITAPLKRKVKEMGLWACHLGPELGGKGYGQVKLALMNEILGRSMWAPSVFGCQAPDSGNAEILAHYGTEEQKRKYLEPLLEGEIVSCYSMTEPHAGSDPKLFRTRAVRDGDEWVINGTKWFSSNARFASFLIVMAVTNPDVSPYKGMSMFLVPTDTPGLKILRNVGLMTERPEEGTHAYLQFDDVRVPAENLLGPEGAAFEIAQTRLGGGRIHHAMRTVGMCQKAFDMMCERVLSRETQGSLLAEKQSVQNYVADSWIELQQFRLLVLHTAWLIDRGEKDKARTQIAAVKVATARILHDIVFRSMHVHGALGVSNEMPFGRMWMAVPVMGIVDGPTEVHRVTVARRVLRHYKPSEGLFPSEHIPTKLEAARKKFAQYLEHEVANL; from the coding sequence ATGGCGTGGGATTTTTCGACCGAACCGGAATTCCAGGAAAAGCTCGACTGGATGGACCGGTTCGTTCGCGAAGAAGTCGAACCCCTCGACCTTCTCTTCTCGGAGCCCGGAGCGCCCTACAACCCGAACAACGAGGTCGCAAGGCGCATCACGGCTCCCCTCAAGCGGAAGGTGAAGGAGATGGGGCTCTGGGCGTGCCATCTCGGTCCGGAGCTCGGGGGGAAAGGCTACGGCCAGGTGAAGCTCGCGCTCATGAACGAAATCCTCGGCCGATCGATGTGGGCACCGAGTGTCTTCGGTTGCCAGGCCCCGGATTCGGGAAACGCCGAGATCCTGGCGCACTACGGGACGGAGGAACAAAAACGAAAGTACCTCGAGCCCTTGCTCGAGGGGGAGATCGTCTCCTGTTATTCCATGACGGAACCGCACGCCGGCTCCGACCCGAAACTCTTCCGGACGCGCGCCGTTCGCGACGGAGACGAGTGGGTCATCAACGGAACCAAGTGGTTTTCGTCGAACGCGCGCTTCGCCTCGTTTTTGATCGTGATGGCGGTCACCAACCCCGACGTGAGCCCCTACAAGGGCATGTCCATGTTCCTCGTGCCCACGGACACACCGGGGCTCAAGATCCTGCGCAACGTGGGCCTCATGACCGAGCGACCCGAGGAGGGAACGCACGCCTACCTCCAGTTCGACGACGTCCGGGTTCCCGCCGAAAACCTCCTGGGCCCGGAAGGCGCCGCGTTCGAGATCGCGCAGACGAGACTCGGCGGCGGGCGGATCCACCACGCCATGCGAACGGTGGGGATGTGCCAGAAGGCCTTCGACATGATGTGCGAGCGGGTACTTTCCCGCGAAACCCAGGGCTCGCTGCTGGCCGAAAAACAGAGCGTCCAGAACTACGTCGCCGACTCCTGGATCGAGCTCCAGCAGTTCCGGCTCCTGGTCCTGCACACCGCGTGGCTCATCGACCGCGGCGAGAAGGACAAGGCGCGGACCCAGATCGCGGCGGTGAAGGTGGCGACCGCCAGGATTCTCCACGACATCGTCTTCCGTTCCATGCACGTCCACGGCGCGCTCGGCGTGTCGAACGAAATGCCCTTCGGGCGGATGTGGATGGCCGTGCCCGTCATGGGGATCGTCGACGGCCCGACGGAGGTCCACCGCGTCACTGTCGCACGGCGGGTCCTTCGTCACTACAAGCCGTCGGAAGGTCTTTTCCCGAGCGAGCACATCCCGACGAAGCTCGAGGCGGCACGGAAGAAGTTCGCGCAATACCTCGAACACGAAGTGGCGAACCTCTGA
- a CDS encoding succinate dehydrogenase, protein MNGENGTRSYTLRIWRQDGPDRPGRFVEYPVSGIDPNMSFLEMLDQLNEELLRHGERAIEFDSDCREGICGTCGVCIDGRPHGPVPNTTTCTLRMREFPDGATITVEPFRAKAFPVVKDLVVDRSAFDRIVQKGGFVSVNVGSAPEANTVLVPKDVAEEAMDSAACIGCGACVAACPNASAALFVGAKIRHLRLMPHGQPERRRRVLSMVAQMDEEGFGNCSNHGECEAACPKSISIENIATMRREYWLALLGLL, encoded by the coding sequence CAGGACGGGCCCGACCGGCCCGGACGGTTCGTGGAATATCCGGTGTCGGGCATCGACCCGAACATGTCGTTCCTCGAGATGCTCGACCAGCTCAACGAAGAACTCCTGCGGCACGGCGAAAGGGCGATCGAGTTCGACAGCGACTGCCGGGAAGGCATCTGTGGAACGTGCGGGGTGTGCATCGACGGCCGTCCGCACGGTCCCGTTCCCAACACGACCACGTGCACGCTCCGGATGAGGGAGTTCCCGGACGGTGCGACGATCACGGTGGAGCCCTTCCGGGCCAAGGCTTTCCCTGTCGTCAAGGATCTGGTCGTGGACCGGAGCGCCTTCGACCGCATCGTGCAGAAGGGCGGGTTCGTTTCCGTCAACGTGGGCTCCGCGCCGGAGGCGAACACGGTCCTCGTCCCGAAGGACGTGGCCGAAGAAGCGATGGATTCCGCTGCGTGCATCGGGTGCGGAGCCTGCGTGGCCGCCTGCCCGAACGCCTCGGCCGCTCTCTTCGTCGGAGCGAAAATCCGCCACCTTCGGCTCATGCCGCACGGCCAGCCCGAGCGGCGACGCCGAGTTCTCTCGATGGTCGCCCAGATGGACGAGGAGGGTTTCGGGAACTGCTCGAACCACGGCGAGTGCGAAGCAGCCTGCCCCAAGTCCATCTCCATCGAGAACATCGCCACCATGCGGCGCGAGTACTGGCTCGCCCTGCTCGGACTTCTCTGA